From the genome of Venenivibrio stagnispumantis, one region includes:
- a CDS encoding DEAD/DEAH box helicase, with the protein MKFIKNLENKVVKIEYIDEKPAEFSEFIFDNPNINLFLRDKKLYTHQVEAIKLIKKGNNVVITTPTASGKSFIYLLSILDRFYKNPSTKALLIFPLKALSKDQKKKILDFIQNINSDATVEIYDGDTSKQERSRIKENPPTFLITTPDMLNQGILPNHRSWSDFFKNLEFIMIDEIHYYKGVFGSHIANVLRRLKRIINYYNRKKPIFIMNSATVHNPVSFAQKLTGETDIKLISKSGAPSPLKKFIIMNNLHSEDLVKLLIKLVKNKLSSIIFVNNRKDTEILYKRIITEDRKIINLVSPYRSGYTPEEREEIENKLQKGKLKLVISTNALEAGIDIGELDCSIVYGYPGTLSALWQRFGRAGRRDKEAYYIYIPKNDVLDKYFVKNPQEFFKRDVEEVIINPENEKILSKHILSMARELPIDLKELDKPHIKIVNNLLKEGKLRYINGKLYSNQYINFSIRSAGEQFTIYDENRKIGTLNEENIIYEAHPKAIYLHNGERYIVENVDYKEKVVYVRKYDIGNYITYPIKDTEINIINITGSKDINNIQLFVGEVEVLSKVIGYSKIDIGTDKKINDIFFDEYLEKRFITEAFWFTLPNDIEKNTFDKTKKSYLDKLVNLLLESDILKDYIQLLVMYSDDKSKFRTILDSLVNNYIEDKKKKEQINEIANKFYEEDKYFVGALHGTEHAMIGIYPLFAMNDRWDIGGMSTPFHQTTGKATIFIYDGYEGGIGYAKVGFERFDEIIQATYKSIKNCKCLTGCPSCIFSPKCGNANEYLDKEASLNLLEKLISYINTEK; encoded by the coding sequence ATGAAATTTATAAAGAATTTAGAAAACAAAGTTGTAAAAATAGAGTATATAGATGAAAAACCGGCTGAATTTTCAGAATTTATTTTTGATAATCCAAATATAAACCTATTTTTAAGAGATAAAAAATTATATACCCATCAAGTAGAAGCCATTAAACTTATAAAGAAAGGTAATAATGTTGTAATTACTACTCCTACTGCTTCCGGTAAATCATTTATATATTTGCTTTCTATTCTTGATAGATTTTATAAAAATCCATCTACAAAAGCATTACTTATATTTCCTTTAAAGGCATTATCAAAAGACCAGAAAAAGAAGATACTGGATTTCATTCAAAATATAAACTCAGATGCAACAGTAGAAATTTACGATGGAGATACTTCAAAACAAGAAAGAAGTAGAATAAAAGAAAATCCACCGACTTTTTTAATAACTACTCCGGATATGTTAAATCAGGGAATTTTGCCTAATCATAGAAGTTGGAGTGATTTTTTTAAAAATTTAGAGTTTATTATGATAGATGAGATACATTATTATAAAGGTGTTTTTGGCTCCCATATTGCAAATGTTTTAAGAAGATTAAAAAGAATTATAAATTATTACAACCGGAAAAAGCCTATATTTATTATGAATTCTGCAACGGTTCATAATCCGGTATCTTTTGCACAAAAATTAACCGGTGAAACAGATATAAAATTAATATCAAAATCGGGAGCTCCTTCACCACTTAAAAAATTTATAATAATGAATAATCTTCATTCGGAAGATTTAGTTAAATTATTGATAAAGCTTGTAAAAAATAAATTATCTTCAATAATTTTTGTAAATAATAGAAAAGATACAGAAATTTTATATAAAAGAATAATTACAGAAGATAGAAAAATTATCAATCTTGTATCTCCATATCGCTCCGGATATACACCGGAAGAAAGGGAAGAGATAGAAAATAAACTTCAAAAAGGAAAGCTCAAACTTGTTATATCTACCAATGCATTAGAAGCCGGTATAGATATAGGGGAGCTTGATTGTAGTATAGTTTATGGTTATCCGGGGACATTATCTGCTCTATGGCAAAGATTTGGAAGAGCCGGTAGAAGAGATAAAGAAGCATATTATATTTATATTCCCAAAAATGATGTTCTTGATAAATATTTTGTAAAAAATCCACAGGAATTTTTTAAAAGAGATGTGGAAGAAGTAATAATCAATCCGGAAAATGAAAAAATATTATCCAAGCATATACTCTCTATGGCAAGAGAATTACCGATAGATTTAAAAGAATTGGATAAACCCCATATAAAAATTGTAAATAATTTATTAAAAGAAGGAAAGTTAAGATATATAAACGGCAAATTATACAGCAATCAGTATATAAATTTCAGTATAAGGTCAGCAGGAGAGCAATTTACCATTTATGATGAGAACAGAAAAATAGGCACATTAAATGAAGAAAATATAATATATGAAGCCCATCCAAAAGCTATATATCTACATAATGGAGAAAGATATATTGTTGAAAATGTAGATTATAAAGAAAAAGTAGTTTATGTTAGAAAATACGATATAGGAAATTATATAACATATCCTATAAAAGATACGGAAATAAACATTATAAATATTACCGGCTCAAAAGATATAAACAATATACAGCTTTTTGTGGGAGAGGTTGAAGTTTTAAGTAAAGTTATAGGATATTCTAAAATTGATATTGGAACAGATAAAAAAATCAATGATATATTTTTTGATGAATACTTAGAAAAAAGATTTATCACAGAAGCATTTTGGTTTACATTACCAAATGATATTGAAAAAAATACTTTTGACAAAACTAAAAAAAGTTATCTTGATAAATTGGTAAATCTTTTATTAGAGTCAGATATTTTAAAAGATTATATACAGCTTCTTGTAATGTATTCTGATGATAAATCCAAATTTAGAACAATCTTAGATAGCTTGGTAAATAATTATATAGAGGACAAAAAGAAGAAAGAACAGATTAATGAGATTGCAAATAAATTTTATGAAGAAGATAAATATTTTGTTGGAGCTTTGCATGGCACAGAGCACGCTATGATAGGTATATATCCTTTATTTGCTATGAATGATAGATGGGATATTGGGGGAATGTCAACTCCTTTTCACCAAACAACCGGAAAAGCTACAATATTTATATATGATGGATATGAAGGTGGTATAGGTTATGCAAAAGTAGGTTTTGAAAGATTTGATGAGATTATTCAGGCAACATATAAAAGTATAAAAAATTGTAAATGCCTAACCGGTTGCCCTTCCTGTATCTTTTCGCCAAAATGTGGCAACGCCAATGAATACCTTGATAAAGAAGCCTCTTTAAATCTACTTGAAAAGCTTATATCTTATATCAATACCGAAAAGTAA
- a CDS encoding HEAT repeat domain-containing protein has protein sequence MPYERKLLMGLNHPVTEMKLNVLHVIGMKNLKEAIPYIENMINKETNPVVLMQIVDTLAMMSHPEALELLHKLTMHRYPTVSSKAKQALKKLLKLRG, from the coding sequence ATGCCCTACGAACGTAAACTGCTTATGGGATTAAACCATCCTGTTACGGAGATGAAGTTGAATGTGCTACATGTAATAGGTATGAAGAACTTAAAGGAAGCTATTCCTTATATTGAAAATATGATTAATAAAGAGACTAATCCTGTAGTGCTAATGCAGATAGTAGATACCCTTGCAATGATGAGTCATCCTGAAGCCCTTGAGCTTTTGCACAAATTGACAATGCATAGATATCCAACCGTAAGCTCAAAAGCAAAGCAAGCTCTCAAAAAATTATTAAAATTGAGAGGCTGA
- the uvrA gene encoding excinuclease ABC subunit UvrA, with protein sequence MDKIIIHGARQHNLKNIDLEIPKNKLVVITGPSGSGKSSLAFDTIYAEGQRRYVESLSAYARQFLGIMEKPDVDSIEGLSPAIAIDQKTTSKNPRSTVGTITEIYDYLRVLFARVGKPHCPECGRLIASQTPEDISGRLITLPEGTKLQILAPIIRGQKGEHKDIIEKIKKMGYSRVRIDKEIYTIDEVPKLEKNKKHDIEIVVDRVVIKPDIRTRLNDSIEQAFKLSDGLVIIQNLSDNTENIYSEKFACPEHGFSISELSPRLFSFNSPYGACPTCKGLGVIHKIDTELLIDEDRYITDAFRIAENISFKYIKPMVGEYLSYIGISRLKKFKDLTKEQKEAILYGKGLPPYFEGIINHLERKYLETDVEKYREEIGKYIVEIVCPTCQGSRLKQEALSVYVGGKNIYDIAKMNIRDCYQFFEDLEKNNEMSEKERIISSKVIKEIKDRLKFLIDVGVDYLTIERSAITLSGGEAQRIRLATQIGSKLTGVLYVLDEPSIGLHPRDTAKLINTLKELRDLGNTVIVVEHDQETIEEADYIIDIGPGSGVYGGYITAVGTPEQIKENPNSLTGKYLSKKLTIPVPKKRRQLKDKFIKIVGAKEHNLKNIDVEIPLGLFVVITGVSGSGKSTLIYDILWQAAKNRFYSSKEPVGKHDRIEGLEYIDKVINVDQSPIGRTPRSNPATYTKVFDLIRNLFAQLPEAKVRGYDAGRFSFNVKGGRCEACQGEGVVKIEMHFLPDIYVTCDVCQGKRYNKETLSITYKGKNIADVLDMTVAEALEFFENVPSIRNKLKILHDVGLDYIKLGQPATTLSGGEAQRIKLSRELSKRDTGSTLYLLDEPTTGLHFHDVQKLINVLNKLVDKGNTVVVIEHNLDVIKSADWIIDLGPEGGDKGGEIVAVGTPEQIIRNKKSYTGQFLKKYLEER encoded by the coding sequence TTGGATAAGATAATTATACACGGAGCAAGACAACATAATTTAAAAAATATAGATTTGGAAATCCCTAAGAATAAGTTAGTTGTTATAACCGGTCCATCAGGCTCAGGGAAATCTTCCTTAGCTTTTGATACTATATATGCAGAAGGACAAAGAAGATATGTAGAAAGTCTTTCTGCTTATGCAAGGCAATTTCTCGGTATAATGGAAAAACCGGATGTAGATAGTATAGAAGGGTTATCACCGGCTATAGCAATAGACCAAAAAACCACATCTAAAAATCCACGCTCAACGGTAGGGACAATAACAGAAATATATGATTATTTAAGGGTTCTTTTCGCAAGGGTAGGAAAGCCCCATTGTCCTGAATGTGGAAGATTGATAGCTTCCCAAACACCGGAAGATATATCAGGTAGATTAATAACCTTACCGGAAGGAACTAAATTACAGATTTTAGCTCCCATAATAAGAGGACAAAAAGGAGAGCATAAAGATATTATTGAAAAAATCAAAAAAATGGGATATTCCCGGGTAAGAATAGATAAAGAGATATACACAATAGATGAAGTTCCAAAACTTGAAAAAAATAAAAAACATGATATTGAGATTGTAGTAGATAGGGTTGTGATAAAACCGGATATAAGAACAAGGTTAAATGATTCTATAGAACAGGCATTTAAATTATCAGATGGATTAGTTATAATCCAAAATCTTTCTGACAATACTGAAAATATATATAGTGAAAAATTTGCCTGTCCGGAGCACGGATTTTCAATATCAGAACTTTCACCAAGATTATTCTCTTTTAACAGCCCTTATGGAGCCTGTCCTACCTGTAAAGGTCTTGGTGTAATCCATAAAATAGATACGGAACTTTTGATAGATGAAGATAGATATATAACCGATGCTTTTAGAATAGCAGAAAATATATCATTTAAATATATTAAACCAATGGTAGGAGAGTATTTATCATACATTGGAATAAGCAGATTAAAGAAATTTAAAGATTTAACAAAAGAACAAAAAGAAGCTATCTTATACGGCAAAGGATTGCCACCTTACTTTGAAGGTATTATTAATCATCTTGAAAGAAAATATTTAGAAACAGATGTAGAAAAATATAGAGAAGAGATAGGGAAATATATTGTTGAGATTGTATGTCCTACCTGTCAGGGTTCAAGATTAAAGCAAGAAGCCCTATCTGTTTATGTAGGTGGTAAAAATATATATGATATAGCTAAAATGAATATAAGAGATTGTTATCAATTTTTTGAAGATTTAGAAAAAAATAATGAAATGTCAGAAAAAGAAAGAATTATATCTTCTAAGGTTATAAAAGAGATAAAAGATAGATTAAAATTTTTGATAGATGTTGGGGTAGATTATCTTACAATAGAAAGGTCGGCAATAACATTATCCGGTGGAGAAGCTCAAAGAATAAGACTTGCTACCCAGATAGGTTCAAAACTAACAGGAGTTTTATATGTATTAGATGAGCCATCCATAGGACTTCATCCAAGGGATACTGCAAAATTAATAAACACATTAAAAGAGTTAAGAGACCTTGGAAATACGGTTATTGTAGTAGAACATGACCAAGAAACCATAGAAGAAGCAGATTATATAATAGATATAGGTCCCGGAAGTGGAGTTTATGGTGGTTATATCACAGCAGTAGGAACACCGGAACAAATAAAAGAAAATCCAAACTCATTAACCGGCAAATATTTAAGTAAAAAATTAACTATTCCTGTCCCGAAAAAAAGAAGGCAGTTAAAAGATAAATTTATAAAAATAGTAGGAGCAAAAGAACATAATTTAAAAAATATAGATGTAGAGATACCCCTTGGATTGTTTGTTGTTATAACCGGTGTATCCGGTAGTGGAAAATCCACATTAATATATGATATCTTATGGCAAGCAGCAAAAAATAGATTTTATTCATCAAAAGAGCCTGTAGGAAAACATGACAGAATAGAAGGTTTAGAGTATATAGATAAAGTGATAAATGTTGACCAATCGCCGATAGGAAGAACTCCCCGTTCTAATCCGGCAACATATACAAAAGTTTTTGATTTAATAAGAAATCTTTTTGCACAACTACCGGAGGCAAAAGTTAGAGGATATGATGCAGGGAGATTTTCTTTTAATGTAAAAGGTGGAAGATGTGAAGCCTGTCAGGGAGAAGGTGTTGTAAAAATTGAGATGCATTTCTTACCGGATATATATGTAACCTGTGATGTATGTCAGGGGAAAAGATATAATAAAGAAACTTTGTCTATCACATACAAAGGCAAAAATATAGCAGATGTTCTTGATATGACAGTAGCAGAAGCCCTTGAATTTTTTGAAAATGTTCCATCTATCAGAAATAAATTAAAAATACTTCATGATGTTGGACTTGATTATATAAAGCTCGGACAACCGGCAACCACATTGTCCGGTGGAGAAGCTCAAAGAATTAAGCTATCAAGAGAATTATCCAAAAGGGATACAGGCTCAACCCTTTATTTATTAGATGAGCCTACAACAGGACTTCATTTCCATGATGTTCAAAAATTGATAAATGTTTTAAATAAACTTGTAGATAAAGGAAACACCGTTGTTGTTATAGAACATAATCTTGATGTTATAAAATCTGCAGACTGGATAATAGACCTTGGACCAGAAGGTGGAGATAAAGGTGGAGAAATAGTAGCAGTAGGGACGCCGGAGCAGATTATTCGTAATAAAAAATCCTACACAGGACAATTTCTAAAAAAATACTTAGAGGAAAGATAA
- a CDS encoding metal ABC transporter substrate-binding protein → MLRYIFPLILFIFSFSFAKIKVATTYPYIADITQKIAKDKANVISLANGNLDPHFITPKPSLIVKLRDADLLIINGASLEIGWLPPLIRQANNPKINPNTNGFLDLSNFVELIQKPENVSRAGGDVHPEGNPHFYLNPNNIPILADAITQRLCEIDSGNCSFYKQNLNDFKKQFSEKKKVWDEKMKSLKGSKVYEYHRLYDYFLTNYQIIVAGTLEPLPGIPPTSKHLQNLIENSKDVKFILQDVYHSQDAAKFVSSKTGIPVIILPHDVGAIPEAKDIFSLFDIIVERLTK, encoded by the coding sequence ATGCTTAGATATATATTTCCATTAATTTTATTTATTTTTTCTTTCTCTTTTGCAAAGATAAAAGTTGCTACAACTTATCCTTATATAGCTGATATTACTCAAAAAATAGCAAAAGATAAAGCCAATGTAATTTCTCTTGCTAATGGAAATCTTGACCCTCATTTTATTACACCAAAGCCATCTTTAATAGTAAAATTAAGAGATGCAGATTTGCTTATAATAAACGGAGCTTCTTTGGAGATTGGATGGCTTCCACCACTTATAAGACAGGCTAATAATCCAAAAATAAATCCAAATACTAATGGATTTTTAGATTTATCTAATTTTGTGGAGCTAATACAAAAACCGGAAAATGTATCAAGAGCAGGTGGTGATGTACATCCGGAAGGAAATCCTCATTTTTATCTAAATCCAAACAATATCCCTATCTTAGCAGATGCAATAACCCAAAGATTATGTGAAATAGATAGTGGAAATTGTAGCTTTTATAAACAAAATCTAAATGATTTTAAAAAGCAGTTTTCAGAAAAAAAGAAAGTATGGGATGAAAAGATGAAATCTTTAAAAGGTTCCAAAGTTTATGAATACCACAGACTTTATGATTATTTCTTAACAAATTACCAAATTATAGTAGCCGGAACCTTAGAACCACTTCCTGGAATACCACCAACCTCAAAACATCTTCAAAATCTTATTGAAAATTCAAAAGATGTTAAATTTATTCTTCAAGACGTTTATCATAGCCAAGATGCAGCTAAATTTGTATCTTCTAAAACCGGTATTCCTGTAATTATATTGCCTCATGATGTTGGAGCTATTCCTGAGGCTAAGGATATATTCTCTTTGTTTGATATTATTGTGGAGAGATTAACAAAATGA
- a CDS encoding esterase-like activity of phytase family protein, whose translation MKSRTKFLFSAVLFGSIVASSSLLLTGCGGDDSGSSNQSNVSQMGEIITPHLPNLQFGSVEFKNGKVLNFTWGIGSAAAHRQGDDEKTFYTMTDRGVNIDCKDAKDIIGIDICNGASGVIFPFPTFTPPPTIFKLRLSDDGKSVYVVDVIPLKDKDGNLITGLSNPLSNFQEIPFDKDGNQLNYNPNGLDTEALAIMKDGSFWIGEEYAPSLVHVSKDGKIIERLVPKGLETELANANYVVKGVLPSIIAKRHPNRGIEGVAISPDEKYLYFTLQSPLDNPDSKAYSKSRYVRMYKMSLTDYNDIKEYAYQLDTPDTFIQDNKNTTNPPKQKDVKISEMTVLENGDVIVLERITKTTKLYKVDFNNAVPVPADKSATLETDATGITPLSKTLIFTTDNYNDGEFPSKIEGMTSLGNGKLILINDNDFGIRGEDTVIKIINLK comes from the coding sequence ATGAAAAGTAGAACTAAATTTTTATTTTCTGCTGTTCTTTTTGGTAGTATAGTTGCAAGTTCATCTTTATTATTAACTGGTTGTGGCGGCGATGATAGTGGTAGTAGTAATCAATCAAATGTCTCTCAGATGGGAGAAATTATTACCCCTCACCTACCTAACTTGCAATTCGGGAGTGTTGAATTTAAAAATGGAAAAGTTTTAAATTTTACATGGGGAATAGGAAGTGCAGCAGCTCATAGACAAGGAGATGACGAAAAAACCTTTTATACTATGACTGATAGAGGAGTTAATATTGATTGCAAAGATGCTAAAGACATTATCGGAATTGATATATGTAATGGAGCTTCGGGAGTAATTTTTCCATTTCCTACATTTACACCTCCACCAACTATTTTTAAATTAAGGTTATCTGATGATGGGAAAAGTGTATATGTAGTAGATGTTATTCCTTTAAAAGATAAAGATGGAAATCTCATAACTGGACTTTCAAATCCGTTATCAAATTTTCAAGAAATACCTTTTGACAAAGATGGAAATCAATTAAATTATAATCCAAACGGTCTTGATACTGAAGCACTTGCTATTATGAAAGATGGTAGTTTTTGGATTGGTGAAGAGTATGCACCAAGTTTAGTTCATGTGTCCAAAGATGGAAAAATAATAGAAAGGCTTGTTCCAAAAGGATTAGAAACTGAATTAGCTAATGCTAATTATGTTGTTAAAGGAGTCTTGCCTTCAATAATAGCAAAAAGACATCCAAATAGAGGTATAGAAGGAGTAGCGATTAGTCCAGACGAAAAATATTTATACTTCACTCTTCAAAGCCCTTTAGATAATCCAGATTCGAAAGCTTATTCCAAAAGTAGATATGTTCGTATGTATAAAATGTCTTTAACAGATTACAACGATATAAAAGAATATGCTTATCAATTAGATACTCCAGATACTTTTATTCAAGACAATAAAAATACAACAAATCCTCCTAAACAGAAGGATGTAAAAATATCAGAAATGACTGTTCTTGAAAATGGAGATGTAATAGTATTAGAACGTATTACTAAAACAACAAAATTATATAAAGTAGATTTTAATAATGCTGTACCAGTTCCAGCTGATAAATCTGCAACTCTTGAAACAGATGCTACTGGAATAACTCCTTTATCTAAAACATTAATATTTACAACGGATAACTATAATGATGGCGAATTTCCAAGTAAAATTGAAGGAATGACTTCTCTTGGAAATGGAAAACTTATACTTATTAATGATAATGATTTTGGAATAAGAGGAGAAGATACAGTAATAAAAATAATTAATTTAAAATAA
- a CDS encoding DUF2283 domain-containing protein — protein sequence MRIKYDKNTDILTIRFTDKKPVDSEHFVEQGIVVDYDEKDNIIGLEIFDWSEKENIELPFKTELATI from the coding sequence ATGCGAATAAAATATGATAAAAACACCGATATACTTACTATAAGATTTACTGATAAAAAACCTGTTGATAGTGAGCATTTTGTAGAACAAGGAATTGTTGTAGACTACGACGAGAAAGATAATATAATAGGATTGGAAATTTTTGATTGGAGCGAAAAAGAAAATATAGAGTTACCTTTTAAAACAGAACTTGCTACAATATAA
- a CDS encoding OprO/OprP family phosphate-selective porin, producing MKKLLITTLLSTSVAFASETEDIKELKKQLELQKELIQQLQQRLQQLEEKQEKSAKIEKEAERRISEIDKLSNPFSQAKFVPDISFIADFSYVNRNIRDETYKALEIPAFVHSHPEDNEGLTDLNKDRGFNLNYGELYVASPVDPYFDLVGIFHLSEDSFEIEEAYINTKTLPFGLKIGKFKSSFGRLNQQHPHSWDFADQPLVYNAIFGADNLLEKGVQLNWVAPTPFYLQIGTELLQGENELSFGTKGFSVNTKKDGSGDNINVPDTQKPNLYTLFAKTSFDITDNLTTLFGLSYAEGKTRIDHLEDADNPHAFAGRTKIYGTDLTLRYNIDSYRYISWQSEYIYRNMDGTRYGYNDNDNLVMPHLEKKQSGLYSQIVYRFNQRWRTGFRYDLLNKNDVYINGINQNQPDNLYKYAFMIDYSPTEFSKIRLQFNQDRSKFFEGSRKTINEVILQFNMAIGAHGAHPF from the coding sequence ATGAAAAAATTATTAATTACTACTTTATTATCTACTTCTGTTGCTTTTGCATCTGAAACAGAAGATATAAAAGAGTTAAAGAAGCAACTTGAATTACAAAAAGAGCTAATCCAGCAATTACAACAAAGATTACAACAACTTGAAGAAAAACAGGAAAAAAGTGCAAAGATAGAAAAGGAAGCAGAAAGAAGAATATCAGAAATTGATAAATTATCTAATCCTTTTTCACAGGCAAAATTTGTGCCGGATATTTCATTTATAGCAGATTTTTCTTATGTTAATAGAAATATAAGAGATGAAACTTATAAAGCCCTTGAAATACCGGCTTTTGTCCATAGCCATCCGGAAGACAATGAGGGATTAACAGACCTAAATAAAGATAGAGGATTTAATCTAAACTACGGAGAGCTTTATGTAGCTTCACCGGTTGACCCTTATTTTGATTTAGTCGGAATATTCCACCTTTCGGAAGATAGCTTTGAGATAGAAGAGGCTTATATAAATACAAAAACATTACCTTTTGGATTAAAAATAGGTAAATTTAAAAGTTCGTTTGGAAGGTTAAATCAACAACATCCACATAGTTGGGATTTTGCAGACCAACCACTTGTTTATAATGCAATATTTGGAGCAGATAACCTACTTGAAAAAGGAGTTCAGCTTAACTGGGTTGCACCAACTCCATTTTATCTACAAATTGGCACAGAGTTATTACAGGGCGAAAATGAGTTAAGCTTTGGCACAAAAGGATTTAGTGTAAATACAAAGAAAGATGGAAGTGGCGATAATATCAATGTACCGGATACTCAAAAACCAAATCTTTATACATTATTTGCTAAAACATCTTTTGATATTACAGACAATTTAACCACTTTATTTGGATTATCTTATGCAGAAGGTAAAACAAGAATAGACCATTTAGAAGATGCTGATAACCCCCATGCTTTTGCCGGCAGAACAAAGATATACGGAACTGATTTAACATTAAGATACAATATAGATTCTTACAGATATATCTCATGGCAATCTGAATATATATACAGAAATATGGATGGAACAAGATATGGATATAATGATAATGATAATCTCGTAATGCCACATTTAGAAAAAAAACAATCCGGACTTTATTCCCAAATTGTGTATAGATTTAATCAAAGATGGAGAACAGGTTTTAGATATGACCTTTTAAATAAAAATGACGTTTATATAAACGGAATAAATCAAAATCAACCGGATAATCTTTATAAATATGCTTTTATGATAGATTATTCACCTACTGAGTTTTCAAAAATAAGATTACAATTTAATCAAGATAGGTCAAAGTTTTTTGAAGGCAGTAGAAAAACTATAAATGAAGTTATATTACAATTTAATATGGCAATCGGGGCACATGGAGCCCATCCATTTTAA
- a CDS encoding M16 family metallopeptidase: MLRILILFIMGCVMTVAAKEEIYIKKLPNGVKAIIKERPDTKAVAVQVWFGVGSIYENDQERGLSHFLEHMLFNGTKYTKPGEIEFEIEKKGGHINAATSFDFTYYHIEIADIFWKTALKYLYYMTTAPSLSDDMVKKEKPIVLEELNRHLDDPKNLLWDEYYKLAYKKTNYKHPVIGYRETIENYTPELVRNYFYSHYTPNNTTVVVVGNINKDEVLNEIEKTFGTVKGKKYTPPQVELEDPQTDIRTAVIKKKQITRGYVVIGWQAPSIRDKKSFTAQILEEILANGKSSVIYQELKEKGYVQSIFGGYMAHAGTSQFIFYMITDPDKIDKAKEKLFEIIKDYAKNGFDKEAVENAKRRIINRETFAREEVDDEADSIGYAVTVARDINYDIKYLENIKKVSKEDVDNFVREFLKDNNYTEVRLLPEDK, from the coding sequence ATGCTTAGAATATTAATTTTATTTATAATGGGGTGTGTTATGACAGTAGCCGCGAAAGAAGAGATTTATATAAAAAAATTGCCAAATGGTGTAAAAGCAATTATTAAAGAAAGACCGGATACAAAAGCAGTAGCCGTTCAAGTATGGTTTGGGGTTGGTTCTATTTATGAAAATGACCAAGAAAGAGGATTGTCCCATTTCTTAGAGCATATGCTATTTAACGGCACAAAATATACAAAACCCGGAGAAATTGAGTTTGAGATAGAGAAAAAAGGCGGGCATATAAATGCAGCAACAAGTTTTGATTTTACATATTATCATATAGAAATTGCAGATATTTTTTGGAAAACTGCATTAAAATATCTTTATTATATGACAACTGCTCCATCTTTATCTGACGATATGGTTAAAAAAGAAAAACCTATCGTTTTAGAGGAGTTAAACAGACATCTTGACGACCCAAAAAATCTTTTATGGGATGAATATTATAAATTAGCTTATAAAAAAACAAATTATAAACATCCGGTAATAGGATACAGGGAAACTATTGAAAATTATACTCCTGAGCTTGTTAGAAATTATTTTTACTCCCATTATACACCTAATAATACAACCGTTGTTGTGGTAGGAAATATAAATAAAGATGAAGTTTTAAATGAGATAGAAAAAACTTTCGGAACCGTAAAAGGCAAAAAATACACTCCACCACAGGTAGAACTTGAAGACCCACAAACAGATATAAGAACTGCTGTTATAAAGAAAAAACAGATAACCAGAGGTTATGTTGTAATTGGCTGGCAAGCTCCATCAATAAGAGATAAAAAATCCTTTACTGCACAGATTTTAGAAGAAATATTAGCTAACGGAAAAAGCTCAGTAATTTACCAAGAATTAAAAGAAAAAGGTTATGTCCAATCAATCTTCGGTGGTTATATGGCACATGCCGGCACTTCCCAATTTATCTTTTATATGATAACCGACCCTGACAAGATAGATAAGGCAAAAGAAAAATTATTTGAGATAATAAAAGATTATGCAAAAAATGGATTTGATAAAGAAGCTGTTGAAAATGCAAAAAGAAGAATTATAAATAGGGAAACATTTGCAAGAGAAGAAGTAGATGATGAAGCTGACTCTATTGGTTATGCTGTAACCGTTGCAAGGGATATAAATTATGATATTAAATATCTTGAAAATATAAAAAAGGTTTCAAAAGAAGATGTAGATAATTTTGTAAGAGAATTTTTAAAGGATAACAATTATACAGAAGTAAGATTGTTACCGGAAGATAAATAA